A portion of the Deinococcus radiopugnans ATCC 19172 genome contains these proteins:
- the kdpA gene encoding potassium-transporting ATPase subunit KdpA, producing MDIFLTYLLASGLALPLGVLIARLYAAPASPFTAGLLRLCGVDASRGMGWRQYGSALIGTNVLLGLSAYLIYALQGALPLNPDGIGNMRWDTALHTAASFITNTNQQHYSGQSGLSYFSQLVATVTLQFVTPAVGMAALFAVLRGLKGQANVGNYYLDVTRAVGVLVPAAFVLALLLTSQGVPSTYGGAKVAQLMEAQTVEGKAVTTQTIPVGPVAAMVAIKQLGTNGGGWYGPNSSVPLENPTPLSNLLSMTSLIVFPISLVFASGLFLNRRRFGGAIIAVMSVTSAALTFGAVMAERQPNAALSGLAAPGGNLEGKEVRLGTDATALWASLTTQTSNGSVAGMHDSFNPLGGLVPQLGMFLNDVYGGIGVGMINMLVFVVLTVFIAGLMVGRTPELFGRKIEVREIKLASLIILLQPLLVLGFTAAAVSFPEITGTSNPGFHGLSQVLYEYNSAYANNGSGFEGLGDNTPWWNVTCAIVLILARFLPILGPLAIAGLLASKKAAPETSGTLRVDTPIFAGMLLSVMLLLQLLNFAPTLVLGPVAEQLTLSQPASPTTGVQK from the coding sequence ATGGACATCTTTTTAACGTATCTGCTGGCCTCCGGGCTGGCCCTGCCGCTGGGCGTTCTGATCGCGCGGCTGTACGCGGCCCCCGCCTCCCCCTTCACGGCGGGGCTGCTGCGGCTGTGCGGCGTGGACGCCTCGCGCGGCATGGGCTGGCGGCAGTACGGCTCGGCGCTGATCGGCACCAACGTGCTGCTGGGGCTGAGCGCCTACCTGATCTACGCGCTTCAGGGCGCGTTGCCCCTCAATCCTGACGGGATCGGCAATATGCGCTGGGACACCGCGCTGCACACCGCCGCCTCGTTCATCACCAACACCAACCAGCAGCACTACAGCGGCCAGAGCGGGCTGAGCTACTTCTCGCAGCTCGTCGCCACCGTGACGTTGCAGTTCGTGACCCCCGCCGTGGGCATGGCCGCCCTGTTCGCCGTGCTGCGCGGCTTGAAAGGACAGGCGAACGTGGGGAACTACTACCTGGACGTGACCCGCGCCGTGGGGGTGCTGGTGCCAGCGGCCTTCGTGCTGGCGCTGCTGCTGACCTCTCAGGGCGTGCCCAGCACTTACGGCGGCGCGAAGGTGGCGCAACTCATGGAGGCGCAGACGGTGGAAGGAAAAGCCGTCACCACCCAGACCATCCCCGTCGGCCCCGTCGCGGCGATGGTGGCGATCAAGCAGCTCGGCACCAACGGCGGCGGCTGGTACGGCCCCAACTCCTCGGTGCCGCTGGAAAATCCCACGCCGCTCAGCAACCTGCTGTCCATGACCAGCCTGATCGTCTTTCCCATCAGTCTGGTGTTCGCCTCGGGCCTGTTCCTGAACCGTCGCCGCTTCGGCGGGGCCATCATCGCCGTGATGAGCGTGACCTCGGCGGCGCTGACCTTCGGCGCGGTCATGGCCGAGCGGCAGCCCAACGCGGCGCTCTCTGGGCTGGCGGCCCCCGGCGGCAACCTGGAGGGCAAGGAAGTGCGCCTCGGCACCGACGCCACCGCGCTGTGGGCCAGCCTGACCACCCAGACCAGCAACGGCTCGGTGGCCGGGATGCACGACAGTTTCAATCCCCTGGGCGGGCTGGTGCCGCAACTGGGGATGTTCCTGAACGACGTGTACGGCGGCATCGGCGTGGGCATGATCAACATGCTGGTGTTCGTGGTGCTGACCGTGTTTATCGCGGGCCTGATGGTGGGCCGCACGCCGGAACTGTTCGGACGGAAAATTGAGGTGCGCGAGATCAAGCTGGCCTCGCTGATCATCCTGCTTCAGCCGCTGCTGGTGCTGGGCTTCACGGCGGCGGCGGTGTCTTTTCCCGAAATCACAGGCACCTCCAACCCCGGCTTCCACGGACTGTCGCAGGTGCTGTACGAGTACAACTCGGCCTACGCCAACAACGGCAGCGGCTTCGAGGGCCTGGGCGACAACACGCCGTGGTGGAATGTCACCTGCGCCATTGTGCTGATCCTGGCCCGTTTTTTGCCAATCCTGGGGCCGCTGGCAATCGCCGGACTCCTCGCCAGCAAGAAGGCCGCGCCCGAGACGAGCGGCACGCTGCGGGTGGACACCCCCATCTTCGCCGGCATGCTGCTGAGCGTGATGCTGCTGCTGCAACTGCTGAACTTCGCGCCCACGCTGGTGCTGGGGCCAGTGGCCGAGCAATTGACGCTGAGCCAACCCGCCTCTCCCACTACCGGAGTCCAGAAATGA
- the kdpB gene encoding potassium-transporting ATPase subunit KdpB, whose protein sequence is MTTLPQVPETGPEAPRKNIFTGELVGGALRASVTKLDPRSMAKSPVMFVVLVGAVLTASLTLANIVTGRGWGYELTITLLLLLTVLFANFAEGLAEARGKAQALGLRAARQDTPARRLLNGVETTVPSTQLRRDDLIVVEAGEMIPGDGEIVEGLASVDESAITGESAPVIREAGTDHSGVTGGTRVLSDRIVVRVTSQPGESFLDRMIALVEGASRQKTPNELALSILLAALTLIFLIVVATLPLLSRFVGINVDTVTLIALLVCLIPTTIGGLLPAIGIAGMDRALQANVIAKSGKAVEVAGDVDILLLDKTGTITIGNRQATRFAPLPGVSETELARAAALSSLADPTPEGKSIVTLARTLTELPTQPSDAEFIEFSAQTRMSGVDFADAGGAVKIRKGAADRMARFASEFGAAAPAGLTALVEEVARAGGTPLTVAEVRGGVARVLGVVALSDIVKPGMRERFDQLRRMGLRTVMITGDNPLTAEAIAREAGVDGFLAEATPEDKLQMIRDEQAAGRLVAMMGDGTNDAPALAQADVGLAMQSGTQAAKEAANMIDLDSDPTKLIEVVEIGKGLLMTRGALTTFSIANDVAKYFAILPALFAAQLPALGVLNVMELGSPRSAILSAVIFNALVIPLLIPVALRGVRYTPGSADALLARNLLIYGLGGVVVPFVGIKLIDLLLSVVGV, encoded by the coding sequence ATGACCACCCTGCCGCAAGTGCCGGAAACCGGGCCGGAAGCCCCCCGCAAGAACATCTTCACCGGCGAACTCGTGGGCGGCGCACTCCGGGCCAGCGTCACCAAACTCGATCCGCGCAGCATGGCGAAAAGCCCGGTGATGTTCGTGGTGCTGGTGGGCGCGGTGCTGACCGCCTCCCTGACCCTCGCCAACATCGTCACGGGAAGGGGATGGGGCTACGAGCTGACCATCACCCTGCTGCTGTTGCTGACCGTGCTGTTCGCCAATTTCGCAGAGGGGCTGGCGGAAGCGCGCGGCAAGGCGCAGGCGCTGGGGCTGCGGGCCGCCCGCCAGGACACTCCCGCCCGCCGCCTGCTGAACGGCGTGGAAACCACCGTGCCCAGCACCCAACTGCGCCGGGATGACCTGATCGTGGTGGAGGCGGGCGAGATGATCCCCGGCGACGGCGAGATTGTGGAGGGACTGGCCTCGGTGGACGAGAGTGCCATCACCGGCGAGAGCGCCCCGGTCATCCGCGAGGCCGGAACCGATCACAGCGGCGTGACCGGCGGAACGCGAGTGCTGAGCGACCGCATCGTGGTGCGCGTGACCTCGCAGCCGGGCGAGAGCTTTTTAGACCGCATGATCGCGCTGGTGGAGGGGGCCAGCCGCCAGAAGACGCCCAACGAGCTGGCCCTGAGCATCCTGCTGGCCGCGCTGACGCTGATTTTTTTAATCGTGGTGGCGACGCTGCCGCTGCTGTCGCGCTTCGTGGGCATCAATGTGGATACGGTGACCCTGATCGCCCTGCTGGTCTGCCTGATTCCCACCACCATCGGGGGGCTGCTGCCCGCCATCGGCATCGCGGGGATGGATAGGGCCTTGCAGGCCAACGTGATTGCCAAGAGCGGCAAGGCGGTGGAAGTCGCCGGGGACGTGGACATCCTGCTGCTGGACAAGACCGGCACCATCACCATCGGCAACCGGCAGGCGACGCGCTTTGCCCCGCTGCCTGGTGTGAGTGAGACCGAGCTGGCCCGCGCCGCCGCACTGTCCTCGCTGGCCGATCCGACGCCCGAGGGCAAGAGCATCGTGACCCTGGCCCGCACCCTGACCGAATTACCCACCCAGCCGAGTGACGCCGAGTTCATAGAGTTCAGCGCCCAGACCCGCATGAGCGGTGTGGATTTTGCCGATGCGGGGGGAGCTGTAAAAATCCGCAAGGGCGCGGCAGACCGCATGGCGCGTTTTGCCTCCGAGTTTGGCGCAGCCGCACCCGCTGGTCTGACCGCCCTGGTAGAGGAAGTTGCCCGCGCTGGCGGCACCCCCCTGACCGTGGCTGAAGTGCGCGGCGGCGTGGCCCGCGTGCTGGGCGTGGTGGCGCTGTCCGACATCGTGAAGCCGGGGATGCGCGAGCGCTTTGACCAGTTGCGCCGCATGGGCCTGAGAACCGTGATGATCACGGGCGACAACCCCCTGACCGCCGAGGCGATTGCCAGGGAGGCGGGCGTGGACGGCTTTCTGGCCGAGGCCACCCCCGAGGACAAGCTCCAGATGATCCGGGACGAGCAGGCGGCGGGCCGCCTCGTGGCGATGATGGGCGACGGCACCAACGACGCCCCGGCACTGGCGCAGGCCGACGTGGGCCTGGCGATGCAGAGCGGCACCCAGGCGGCCAAGGAAGCGGCCAACATGATCGATCTGGATTCCGATCCCACCAAACTGATTGAAGTCGTGGAGATCGGCAAGGGCCTGCTGATGACGCGCGGGGCGCTGACCACCTTCTCCATCGCCAACGACGTCGCCAAATACTTCGCCATCCTGCCCGCGCTGTTCGCCGCGCAACTGCCCGCCCTGGGCGTGCTGAACGTGATGGAACTGGGCAGCCCGCGCAGCGCGATCCTCAGCGCCGTGATCTTCAACGCGCTGGTCATTCCGCTGCTGATCCCGGTGGCCCTGCGCGGCGTGCGCTACACCCCCGGCAGCGCCGACGCCCTGCTGGCCCGCAACCTGCTGATCTACGGCCTGGGCGGCGTGGTGGTGCCGTTCGTGGGCATCAAGCTGATTGACCTGCTGCTGTCCGTGGTGGGCGTGTAA